The following proteins come from a genomic window of Macrobrachium rosenbergii isolate ZJJX-2024 chromosome 37, ASM4041242v1, whole genome shotgun sequence:
- the LOC136825526 gene encoding polyprenol reductase codes for MDLFSYVIDFLFEWNLCILMFTFYTLVISVSGLAVHFSKQIPVPDFFLQAFKFGKMAHDARPWKIISMMEVPKRWFFHFYITASVVITMTALQMWSIYTMGNPLSHWTSFTLDVLTVQHRKSTVSATDAGVSLLLLMLHIFRRLYENLCVSVFSSSHMNILHYLVGHTHYIGAIALMIAEAPGFDNDSPDIAITALQAHHVLGFVLYIIGFTMQHQSLHKLAGLRKNSGEHVKHEHKMPEGGMFEYLSCPHMFAEVLVYIGILIVLQGHTGWLVVTIWVLSNQIQVALMNHSWYVGTFKDYPKHRRAIFPFVL; via the exons ATGGATTTGTTCAGTTACGTTATAGATTTTCTCTTCGAATGGAATCTTTGTATATTAATGTTCACTTTCTATACACTGGTGATCAGTGTGAGTGGATTGGCCGTTCATTTTTCGAAGCAAATTCCCGTTCCTGACTTTTTTCTACAAGCCTTCAAATTTGGAAAAATGGCACATGATGCTCGACCGTGGAAAATCATCTCGATGATGGAAGTCCCAAAAAG AtggttttttcacttttacattactGCATCTGTGGTTATTACCATGACAGCTCTTCAGATGTGGAGCATTTATActatgggaaaccctctatcacaCTGGACAAGTTTTACTTTAGATGTTCTTACTGTCCAGCACAGGAAATCTACAG ttaGCGCAACAGACGCAGGAGTTAGTCTACTATTGCTGATGCTTCACATATTCAGAAGATTATATGAAAacctgtgtgtgagtgtattcaGCTCAAGCCATATGAATATTCTTCATTACTTAGTTGGTCACACTCATTACATCGGGGCCATTGCTTTAATGATTGCAGAAGCCCCTGGTTTTGATAATGACA GTCCTGATATTGCTATCACTGCCTTACAAGCCCACCATGTAttaggttttgttttatatatcattggTTTTACCATGCAGCACCAGAGCCTCCATAAATTGGCTGGGCTACGGAAAAATTCAG GGGAACATGTAAAACATGAGCATAAAATGCCAGAAGGTGGTATGTTTGAGTATTTATCTTGTCCTCACATGTTTGCTGAAGTACTAGTGTACATTGGAATACTCATTGTTCTGCAGGGTCATACTGGCTGGCTAGTTGTCACCATATGGGTCCTCTCAAACCAG atCCAGGTGGCATTGATGAATCATTCTTGGTATGTCGGCACTTTTAAAGATTATCCAAAGCATAGGAGAGCAATTTTCCCATTTGTACTTTAA